tggacaatatgtggtgtgaggtagtctgattgagtaagtaatgaaagggtaagagagatgtgtggtaataaaaagagtgaggttgagagaacagaagagagttttgaaatggtgtggctacatggagagaatgagtgaggaaagattgacaaagaggatatatgtgtcagaggtggagggaacgaggagaagtgggagaccaaattggaggtggaaggatggagtggaaaagattttgagcgatcagggcctgaacatgcaggagggtgcaaggcgttcaaggaatagagtgaattggaacgatgtggtatactgaggtcaatgtgctgtcaatggattgaaccagggcatgtgaagcgtctggggtaaaccatggaaagttttgtggggcctggatgtggaaagggagctgtggtttcagtgcattatatatgacagctagagactgagtgtgaatgaatgtggcatttgttgtcttttcctagcgctacctcgcgtgtgtgcggggggatgggggtgccatttcatgtgtggcagggtggcgacaggaatggatgaaggcagcaagtatgaatatgtacatctgtatatgtctgtgtgtgtatatgtatgtatatgttgaaatgtttaggtatgtatatgtgtgtgtgggcatttatgtatatacatgtgtatgtgggtgggttgggccattttttcgtctgtttgggcatttatgtatatacatgtgtatgtgggtgggttgggccatttttttgtctgtttccttgcactacctctctaacgctggagacagcgactaagtgtaatagaaaaaaataatttttggaTGATGAGACATTTGTCATTTACTCTTTAAAGTGTTGATTTATTTTTCCCGATCATTAAGAACAGAAAGGAGGGCTTCTTGCcttattattgttgttcttggAATTCAGTGATGTAACATAgatgataaaaatatatttagatatatgtaaTATAATCTAAAAGGAATATGAAAATTGTGGAGCCAGCATAGACAAATtctgactttttttctttcttttttttttttacaacttttgAAGGCTTTTTCCAATTTCATGTTTTTCATATACTTGAACAAatccttgtccactcccaggcaaccaGTGCTTTTCATTCGTATCATTAAGCTTGCGGCCCTTTTGCAGTTTTCTTTAGCATTACCTCTTAAAACTAACACAGTTATATGCACTTTTCTATCAATACATTGTGCCCCTCCATGATGTTTGTAATGTCTTTATGCTGGTATTTTCCATTAGAAGTATATTAATAATTGTAACAAATGGTAATAATTATTGAATATATTTGCCAGTTATGTTGCCAGTTACAGTGTCTGCTCTTTATTAATGCTTTTGATGTAAGTGATACAATGAACTGATGAATTAAGTAAAAGGGTTGGCTGCATTTGTGAGATACAAACAGTGTTGATTCATGCTAGATTATCTTCATTTTGGCACTTatagtaataattatattaattgcATGTTTTTATTTCAGGTCCATTATTACAGTTCAATAATCGCTTCGCAGTTCAATCATTGTGCAGCTATAACGGCTATCAACAATGCAACAGATGCAATCGTCATAAAGTTGAAACAGTCTGCACTGGATGGGGTGTTATCCTCCTTAGGATTTAGAAATGAAGAAGCCTTTGCCATGACTTCATCTTTAGAGGAGCATGCCTTATATGGAAATAATGCCAATGTACTACTCCTCTACATGCTGTCTGACCTCCTATCAACCAGAATGCTGCAATTAAGTGCGGTTAGTCCAATTAGTCCACTTAGCCCTAGCCAGCAACCTCCCCTTTCTGCTTCCAACCCCTTGCAATCCAACATGACCCCTTCAGTAACGTCCACAAATATTCTTGAAGATAGCCTTGGTCACAGCCTAGGTCTCACTCATAGTAAATTGAATGAATTGAAGAGCCATGAAATAGGTAAATTACATGAATTAAAAAGCCATGAAATGAATAATGTAAACGTAGAGCACATTTTACAAATGACAGAGGCAATAGAAATGGGGTCATTGTTAGGTGCCAACGATGGCATTGCTGCTATATCTGTAGGGGCTACTGCTACAGGATCGAATTCTGTGTCTTCAGCTTTGTCACTAGGGTTGTCCAATCTTTCTCTGCTTGCCTCTGACTCTtcagaaaatgggaaagatgAATTAGAGTCATTAACAGATAAGAAAGAACCAGTCTCTTATGTTGATGCTGCAAAAAAGCCAGCtaaacccacacctcctcctgagaATCCCCCAAAGTTACCAATAAGCAAGCCTATCATACCATTAGATAGGACTGGGAAATTTCCTCACTGCTGGATGGTTTTATCTATTAATGAAGTAACAGCAGGTCGTATTATATTTGAGCTTCGCCCGGATAAAGCACCGAGAATGTGTGAGAATTTTATAGCCCTTTGCACTGGCAGGAGTGGGTATGGATATAAAGGGACACATTTTTTTAAAAGTGTGGAAGGCTTTCTTGCGGGTGGGGATGTGGagaatgatgatggtactggaggATACTCAGCTTTCGATAAGAGTACCTTTGAAGCTGATCTCTGCCCACTAAAGGACGAGGTTGGCATGGTTAGATTCAAGGGCGTTGGCACTAGTGACAAGGGACGGGGCATGATTGGCTCACAGTTTATGATATGGTGTGGGGACAGGGATTTTAAGAAGTTCTCTTATAGCCTAGTATTTGGTAAAGTAGTGGATGGGCTAGATGTTGCCAAGAAGGCTGCAGCAATCAATGTTCACAGGTATTCTGTTAAAGTTGAGGAGTGTGGTGCAATCTAACTACAGTCTTTTCGTAATGTATTTGTATAGTTGATATGTCCAACGATTTTCGAATCATAATACAGTGATGAACTTTAAAAATAAGATCAGTATAAGGATTTGCAATTGAAGCATTTACTTTTTTCTAGAAGTGCCTTACAGTGTGCCTTTTTTGTGGCATCACATGTTTCCAGTTTTCCTTCCTTAATAAGTTTGGAGGATCAGTTTTGATTAACTTGAAGAGACATGTTCACTTGTTACAGATCTTACAGGTACAGTCAGAAGGTAGGAAATATGTCAGGAAGTAAATGCAACAATTGagtgaaagaaaatttttttgattAATATGTGAAATTGTCCTGTATATCCAATGGGAGAGCTATGTTTAACTAAATATGTTGATAATTTGTATTATTGATGCTTTAAGAATGCTTGTCAATAAGACAAAACTGTAATCTTGATATGACTGTGTCCATTAaggattaagttttttttttaatgtgtggataatagtactttctccattctgtcaGTATGAAAAAAGCATTTGCAGTTACATTATGAAGAATGTGAACCTAAGATAATTGTTGTCCATCATTCACATGATTTTATTGTGTTGTAGAACCAACTAAAATATACGACTCGGCACTTGATGAAAGAAACAATCCCAGAGTGCAAATGGACCACGCTAGTTTAGGCCTGTCACTCAGTAGTGTTTATGGGCTCTAGCTGTTGCACTAAGCATAGCACAAGGGTTGAAATGCTTGTGATTGtacgttcatctttttttttttttgtcgctgtctcccgcgtttgcgaggtagcgcaaggaaacagatgaaagaaatggcccaacccacccccatacacaatgtatatacatacacgtccacacatgcaaatatacatacctgtacatctcaatgtacacatatatatacacacacagacacgtacatatatatacccatgcacacaattcacactgtctgcctttatttattcccatcaccacctcgccacacatggaataccatccccctccccctcatgtgttcgaggtagcactaggaaaagacaacaaaggccccattcgttcacactcagtctcttgctgtcatgcaataatgcccgaaaccacagctccctttccacatccaggccccacacaactttccatggtttaccccagatgcttcacatgccctgattcaatccactgacagcacgtcaagcccggtataccacattgatccaattcactctattccttgccctactttcaccctcctgcatgttcaggccccgatcacacaaaatctttttcactccatctttccacctccaatttggtctcccacttctcctcgttccctccacctctgacacatatatcctcttggtcaatctttcctcactcattctctccatgtgcccaaaccatttcaaaacaccctcttctgctctctcaaccacgctctttttatttccacgcatctctcttacccttacattacttactcgatcaaaccacctcacaccacacattgtcctcaaacatctcatttccagcacatccaccctcctgcgcacaactctatccatagcccacgcctcgcaaccatacaacattgttggaaccactattccttcaaacatacccattttagctttctgagataatgttctcgacttccacacattcttcaaggcttccaagattttcgccccctcccccaccctatgatttacttccgcttccatggttccatccgctgccagatccactcccagctatctaaaacactttacttcctccagtttttctacattcaaacttacctcccaattgacttgaccctcaaccctactgtacctaataaccttgctcttattcacatttactcttaactttcttctttcacacactttaccaaactcagtcaccagcttatgcagtttctcacatgaatcagccaccagtgctgtatcatcagcgaacaacaactgactcacttcccaagctctctcatccacaacagacttcatacttgcccctctttcccaaactcttgcattcacctccctaacaactccatccataaacaaattaaacaaccatggagacatcacacacccctgccgcaaacctacattcactgagaaccaatcactttcctctcttcctacacgtacacatgccttacatcctcgataaaaacttttcactgcttctaacaacttgcctcccacaccatatattcttaataccttccacagagcatctctatcaactctatcaaatgccttctccagatccataaattccacatacaaatccatttgcttttctaagtatttctcacatacattcttcaaagcaaacacctgatccacacatcctctaccacttctgaaaccagactgctcttctccaatctgatgctctgtacatgccttcaccctctcaatcaataccctcccatataattcatctTATATATTGGATTTCTTTAGGTTTGTTTTCATCTGGTTTTTGTAGAGCACTTTATGTAAAGTAATTATTTTGAAGGAAAGTATTTCCTTCTTGTGGCTGTAGAGATAATGCCACAAGGTCGGATATCTCTGCTCTTTTGAGTCTGAATGTTGTTCCCAGTCTGGATGTAAATGTTGTAGAAGTGAGTATGTAGCTGCCATCTTTGGCAACAATATCATACTCTGTTAATACTTTTCATGAAGCTGCAATAATTTGCTCAATGTCTTTGTATCTCATGTATGCACACATGTGACATCATTATAAATTTTTAGTCTTCATTGTACAGTCACCAAAGCAGGATCTTGAAATTCAGTTGAGCAATAAAGGGGCCAAAGCTTTGGGATGGACATTTTGCCATAGTATCTACATCTCCCATGAACCTGGTTTTGAAATCTAAGTATATGGGGCCAAGTTTTCAGTAAATCATTGTTTTATGTTACTTTCATATCTTCTTGGCTTGTAAGCTTCGAAAATCTGCAACTTATGTAAGTTTCACATTTCCCAGGGAATTTGCCGTTAGAATACCAGTTTCATTATTTTATGAGTAAAAGTGTTTGACTATAAAAAGGATCCACATAATTTTGACCAGGTGTGTAGTTTGAGTCAGTAACATTCTTTATAACTGCATTGGAAGCACTTTTTGATACCATTGAAAATGCTtgtacaatatttctttttttttaatcaaattaaTATGATAGCGAAAGGTATGTGTAAACAGTTTAACACTCCGAAATGATTGTAatcaaccaatttttttttacaagtaaaTAAATACGATACATACATCTTATTTTGAGTTCTCACTAAGTTTTCCTTGCATATGATATACAGTATACTTACTTAGATATGGGCTAATTGGCTCTGGGACTTACCTAGATTTTGAAAATTTCTTATTAGTGAGTGTAGAATTTTCTTGCACTGCCCCAAACCTATGGTGTAGTGACTGCATTTAAAGACTCTGGAACCTACCTAGAAAATAAAGATTTCAAATTAGTGAGTGTAGAATTTTCTTGCACTGCCCCAAACCTATGGTGTAGTGACTGCATTTACTAAGTCATCTCAGCAAACTTTTCTCTTATGTGTAGCTACATGTTATACTTTTTTCCCATTATCTTGTATGTATTTTATCCTGCATCAAGAGCAGGCACATGCAGAACTTTCTCCAGATATTTTAGTCAATATAATAGACAAACCCTACTAAGCTGATATGATATGGGGAACCTCCCTTAATGATAACTATAGACTTTATTGTATAAACAAGTGGAAATTCTGTAGCAAGTTATGATAAAGAGTGGCAAGTCATGAGCTTTTCAAAAATATACTAAAGCAATTTTCATAGTATGCTTATTTACTTGAAGATCATAGATACTGTATTAGAATTTACTTACAAAGGATTTGCAGTAGTAAAACTAACACAAGAAGACAGATACAGCATTGAACATtatacatgaaatacattaaaatgtattgaTCATGTACCATGCTCAGTGTTTAGAAAGTAGTGCTGCTCTCATAGGATTATAAAGGGAAGGACATGACACTTGTTTATTTCTTGAGTAGGTGGAGGGAGATTTCAACATCAGATGAAGGCAAATAGACTGGTCACTCTAGACACCGTTGAGATTAAATGTGGATTTCCCAAAGTTTGCTTATATAAGGAAGAATTTCACTATTAGACTTAGAAAGAATTTCATCTTCAGAAACTTAGGACTGAAGCTCAAGCATTTTAATTcactgtgtggttggtgtatATGGATATCATAGATGAATATATTTGAGAGTATTTTTCTATGACCAACACGTCTGAGCATGTTATTCTACTGGACGTCTGAGCATGTTATTCTACTGGAGTTGCATCTGGAGTTGAAAGTGGAATAATTAACTTGTATTACAAATAGACAAGTTTTACAGCTGAATAACTCATTGTAGAAGCTTGTCTGCTTTGCTGCCTTGGCCTGCATAAGCTCTTGGAGTAATTAGCAATCCAGCATCTCTAGAATGTGGTTGTAAATGGTTGTACTCAGTTGCTTCCTGAGTGCTAACCTTTTATTATAATCTTCAATTACTCTTGCATGTGTATGTAATTTTGTGCTGTGTTTTCCCACTCCTTATCAGTTTCTTCTGCTCTTGATACTACTATTTCTGATACTGTTTCTTCAGCATCTCATGGTTTTGCTCCCCCTGCTGTCACAGGATGTAACAAATACCAGTAAAGCTAACAATAGCCTCCTATAGATACCACCCCCACCATTGCAGTCAGTGCCAAAAACAGCAATATCAACCGGTATTAGAATGATAACTTCTTTTCTTATATGAGCTGAGAAGGcccaggcaactgaatgccctaattaaggcGTCAGTACTGCCTCAAGCACATacacagtgaagtgttttagatgtctgggagtggacttagcagcaaagggaaccatggaagcagaagtgaatcacaggttggggagggggcgaaggttctggtggtgatgaagaatttgtggaagtagagagtgttatctcggagagcaaaaatgggtatgtttgaaggaatagtattctaCCAATAtcatacggttgcaaggcatgggctatagataggtttgtacagaggaaggtggatgtgttggaaatgaaatgtttggggacaatatgtggtgtgaggtggtttgatcaagtaatgaaatagtaagagagatgtgtggaaataataagagtgtggttgagagaggagaaggtgtgttgaaacggtttggacatgtagagagaatgagtgaggaaaggttgacaaaggatatatgtatcagaggtggagggaacaagaagcaggagaccaaatcagaggtgtaaggatggcgtgaaaaggattttgagcgattggggcctgaacatgcaggagggtgagaggcttgcaagaaataaaagtgaattggaacaatgtggtgtactggggttgatgtgctgtcagtggactgaactacaGCATTTAAAacgtttgtcgctgtctcccgtgttagtgaggtagcgtaaagaaacagacgaaagattggcccaacccacccacatacacatgtatatacatacacgtccacacacacaaatatacatacctatacatctcaacatttacatatatatacacacacagtcatatacatatatacacatgtacataattcatactgtctacctttattcattcccatcgccaccccaccacacatgaaataaacaaccccctcccccctcatgtgcgcgaggtagcactaggaagacaacaaaggccccattcgttcacacacagtctctagctgtcatgtaataatgcaccgaaaccacagctccctttccacatccaggccccacagaactttccatggtttaccccagatgcttcacatgccctggttcaatccattgacagcacttcgaccctggtataccacatcgttctaattcactctattccttgcaagcctttcacccacctgtatgtttaggccccaatcactcaaaatctttttcactccatctttccacctccaatttggtctcccacttctcgttccctccacctctgacacatatatcctgttggtcaatctttcctcactcattctctccatgtgaccaaaccatttcaaaacaccctcttctgctctcccaaccacactctttttattaccacacatctctcttaccctgttattacttactcgatcaaaccacatcagaccacatattgtccccaaacatctcatttccagcacatccaccctcctacgcacaactttatccatagcccacgcctcgcaaccatacaacattgttggaaccactattccttcaaacatacccatttttgctttccgagatgatgttcttgacttccacacattcttcaaggctcccagaattttcgccccctcccccaccctatgattcacttccacttccatggttccatccactgccaaatccactcccagatatctaaaacacttcacttcctccagtttttctccattcaaacctacctcccaattgacttgaccctcaaccctactgtacctaataaccttgcttttattcacatttactctcaactttcttcttttacacactttaccaaactcagtcaccagcttctgcagtttctcacatgaatcagccaccagcgctgtatcatcagcgaacaacaactgactcacttcccaagctctctcatccacaacagactgcatacttgcccctctttccatatcatACTCTGTTAATACTTTTCATGAAGCTGCAATAATTTGCTCAATGTCTTTGTATCTCATGTATGCACACATGTGACATCATTATAAATTTTTAGTCTTCATTGTACAGTCACCAAAGCAGGATCTTGAAATTCAGTTGAGCAATAAAGGGGCCAAAGCTTTGGGATGGACATTTTGCCATAGTATCTACATCTCCCATGAACCTGGTTTTGAAATCTAAGTATATGGGGCCAGGTTTTCAGTAAATCATTGTTTTATGTTACTTTCATATCTTCTTGGCTTGTAAGCTTCGAAAATCTGCAACTTATGTAAGTTTCACATTTCCCAGGGAATTTGCCGTTAGAATACCAGTTTCATTATTTTATGAGTAAAAGTGTTTGACTATAAAAAGGATCCACATAATTTTGACCAGGTGTGTAGTTTGAGTCAGTAACATTCTTTATAACTGCATTGGAAGCACTTTTTGATACCATTGAAAATGCTtgtacaatatttctttttttttaatcaaattaaTATGATAGCGAAAGGTATGTGTAAACAGTTTAACACTCCGAAATGATTGTAatcaaccaatttttttttacaagtaaaTAAATACGATACATACATCTTATTTTGAGTTCTCACTAAGTTTTCCTTGCATATGATATACAGTATACTTACTTAGATATGGGCTAATTGGCTCTGGGACTTACCTAGATTTTGAAAATTTCTTATTAGTGAGTGTAGAATTTTCTTGCACTGCCCCAAACCTATGGTGTAGTGACTGCATTTAAAGACTCTGGAACCTACCTAGAAAATAAAGATTTCAAATTAGTGAGTGTAGAATTTTCTTGCACTGCCCCAAACCTAT
This is a stretch of genomic DNA from Panulirus ornatus isolate Po-2019 chromosome 41, ASM3632096v1, whole genome shotgun sequence. It encodes these proteins:
- the LOC139761673 gene encoding uncharacterized protein, with the protein product MVCCTCPKVVAGDLCSNQGHQLIPEDQARDILRSHLQTSQDLTLKQLRRSMTMRATIKERLERTVLSVEKFLEELRRKVEGEQLEEAVLQEHLGDLTAAGEALSDSTSISQQIDSLQKVHYYSSIIASQFNHCAAITAINNATDAIVIKLKQSALDGVLSSLGFRNEEAFAMTSSLEEHALYGNNANVLLLYMLSDLLSTRMLQLSAVSPISPLSPSQQPPLSASNPLQSNMTPSVTSTNILEDSLGHSLGLTHSKLNELKSHEIGKLHELKSHEMNNVNVEHILQMTEAIEMGSLLGANDGIAAISVGATATGSNSVSSALSLGLSNLSLLASDSSENGKDELESLTDKKEPVSYVDAAKKPAKPTPPPENPPKLPISKPIIPLDRTGKFPHCWMVLSINEVTAGRIIFELRPDKAPRMCENFIALCTGRSGYGYKGTHFFKSVEGFLAGGDVENDDGTGGYSAFDKSTFEADLCPLKDEVGMVRFKGVGTSDKGRGMIGSQFMIWCGDRDFKKFSYSLVFGKVVDGLDVAKKAAAINVHRYSVKVEECGAI